Proteins co-encoded in one Brassica oleracea var. oleracea cultivar TO1000 chromosome C4, BOL, whole genome shotgun sequence genomic window:
- the LOC106341294 gene encoding uncharacterized protein LOC106341294, which yields MKRTRDDDNPSHFLHEYDEDDEEDSSSGGFQPPSPPPQQVKHFCVICSKQFSSGKAYGGHVRIHSSEYSNKGKTKKMRMKKKRKIGLVNKEKEKEKEIDLIRADFEGKIRCCLCGKEFQTRHSLFGHMRRHPERSWKGVRPPPPEKLNLSFLDDDADENDGDDVMSRSIMMSGVTRDVHDAACCLMMLKSGKRKANSEVRSFSYCNDEMDVKGSTVDMKIKVEIEVNANNPQTDPKKKSLGFDLNQPCHES from the coding sequence ATGAAGAGAACAAGAGACGACGACAACCCTTCTCACTTTCTCCATGAATATGATGAAGATGATGAAGAAGATTCTTCCTCTGGAGGGTTTCAGCCGCCGTCACCACCGCCTCAGCAAGTGAAACACTTTTGTGTGATCTGCAGTAAACAGTTCAGCTCCGGGAAGGCTTACGGTGGCCATGTGAGAATCCACTCGAGCGAGTACAGCAACAAAGGAAAGACAAAGAAGATGAGAATGAAGAAGAAGAGAAAGATTGGTTTGGTGAACAAGGAGAAAGAGAAAGAAAAAGAGATAGATCTGATTAGGGCTGACTTTGAAGGTAAGATAAGATGTTGTCTATGTGGAAAAGAGTTTCAAACAAGGCACTCTTTGTTTGGACATATGAGGAGACACCCTGAACGGAGCTGGAAAGGGGTACGGCCTCCTCCACCGGAAAAGCTCAATCTTAGCTTTTTGGATGATGATGCTGATGAGAATGATGGTGATGATGTGATGAGTAGATCCATAATGATGAGTGGTGTAACTCGGGATGTCCATGACGCTGCCTGCTGTCTAATGATGCTCAAGTCGGGCAAGAGAAAAGCAAACTCCGAGGTAAGAAGTTTTAGTTATTGTAATGACGAAATGGATGTTAAAGGTTCGACTGTAGACATGAAGATAAAGGTGGAAATCGAGGTGAATGCGAACAATCCTCAAACTGACCCTAAGAAAAAATCTTTAGGGTTTGATCTGAACCAGCCTTGTCATGAGTCGTAG
- the LOC106339331 gene encoding 4-diphosphocytidyl-2-C-methyl-D-erythritol kinase, chloroplastic — protein sequence MATASPPLTSSLKFTSTSFRTRTSLPTCSFSPKLLRPLPSFSAKASRKQVEIVFDPDERLNKIGDDVDKEAPLSRLKLFSPCKINVFLRITGKREDGFHDLASLFHVISLGDTIKFSLSPSKSKDRLSTNVSGVPVDARNLIIKALNLYRKKTGSNKFFWIHLDKQVPTGAGLGGGSSNAATALWAANQLNGGLVSEKELQDWSSEIGSDIPFFFSHGAAYCTGRGEIVQDLPSPFPFDLPMVLIKPREACSTAEVYKRLRLDQTSNVDPLTLLENVTNNGVSQSICVNDLELPAFQVLPSLKRLKQRVIASGRGEYDAVFMSGSGSTIVGIGSPDPPQFIYDDEEYKKVFLSEANFMTREANEWYKEPASATATTSSSESRLEIPNEM from the exons ATGGCAACGGCTTCTCCTCCATTGACCTCATCTCTCAAATTCACTTCCACTTCTTTCAGAACCAGAACCAGTCTCCCTACTTGTTCATTTTCTCCGAAGCTTCTTCGTCCCCTTCCGAGTTTTTCAGCGAAAGCTTCCAGAAAGCAAGTCGAG ATAGTATTTGATCCTGACGAGAGGCTTAATAAGATTGGGGATGATGTTGACAAAGAAGCTCCCTTGTCAAGGCTTAAGCTCTTCTCACCTTGCAAG ATCAATGTTTTCTTGAGAATAACGGGGAAACGAGAAGACGGGTTTCATGATTTAGCCTCTCTGTTTCAT GTGATTAGCTTAGGGGACACAATTAAATTCTCATTGTCTCCATCAAAGTCCAAAGACCGTCTTTCTACCAACGTCTCTGGAGTCCCTGTCGATGCCAGAAACCTG ATTATAAAAGCACTTAACCTTTACAGGAAGAAAACTGGTAGTAACAAGTTCTTCTGG ATTCATCTAGATAAGCAGGTGCCTACTGGAGCTGGACTCGGTGGTGGAAGCAGTAATGCTGCAACTGCACTCTGGGCGGCGAATCAGCTCAATGGAGGTCTTGTCTCTGAGAAGGAGCTCCAAGATTGGTCTAGTGAAATAGGATCAGACATTCCCTTCTTCTTCTCGCATGGAGCTGCCTACTGTACCGGGAGAGGTGAG ATTGTCCAAGACCTTCCTTCTCCTTTTCCTTTTGATCTTCCGATGGTGCTCATAAAGCCCCGAGAAGCATGCTCCACTGCTGAAGTTTACAAA CGTCTCCGTCTGGATCAGACAAGCAACGTTGATCCCTTAACATTACTGGAGAATGTCACCAACAACGGGGTATCTCAAAGCATTTGCGTAAACGATTTGG AACTACCAGCATTTCAAGTTCTTCCATCTCTCAAACGCTTGAAGCAACGTGTAATAGCTTCTGGGCGCGGGGAATATGATGCTGTCTTTATGTCTGGGAG TGGAAGCACCATAGTTGGTATTGGTTCGCCAGATCCTCCGCAATTTATATATGACGATGAAGAATACAAGAAGGTCTTCTTATCTG AAGCAAACTTTATGACTCGAGAGGCTAATGAGTGGTACAAAGAACCTGCGTCCGCAACTGCTACTACTTCTTCCTCTGAGTCTCGCCTAGAAATTCCCAATGAGATGTAA